One window of the Rhipicephalus sanguineus isolate Rsan-2018 chromosome 4, BIME_Rsan_1.4, whole genome shotgun sequence genome contains the following:
- the LOC119390380 gene encoding uncharacterized protein DDB_G0290685 isoform X5, whose translation MTAIRPWLALLAVAVCISLTCAAPYWRIPSNREDLAKKSQPTNLHERLDADDASGENSDYLPRYESRQSVSSENNQKDGNDSVENRSLDEENSQEGLASGSGSQEESESEEGDGSDEEDSQEGSTSGSGSQEESESEEGDGSDEEDSQEGSTSGSGSQEESESEEGDGSDEEDSQEGSTSGSGSQEESESEEGDGSDEEDSQERSTSGSGSQEESESEEGNGSDEEDSQEGSTSGSGSQEESESEEGDGSDEEDSQEGSTSGSGSQEESESEEGDDSDEEDSQEGSTSGSGSQEESESEEGDGSDEEDSQEGSTSGSGSQEESESEEGDGSDEEDSQEGSTSGSGSQEESESEEGDGSDEEDSQERSTSGSGSQEESESEEGDGSDEEDSQEGSTSGSGSQEESESEEGDGSDEEDSQEGSTSGSGSQEESESEEGDGSDEEDSQEGSTSGSGSQEESESEEGDDSDEEDSQEGSTSGSGSQEESESEEGDGSDEEDSQEGSTSGSGSQEESESEEGDGSDEEDSQEGSTSGSGSQEESESEEGDGSDEEDSQERSTSGSGSQEESEYEEGDGSDEEDSQEGSTSGSGSQEESESEEGDGSDEDDDSD comes from the exons CCTTACATGCGCTGCACCATATTGGCGTATACCAAGCAATCGTGAAGACCTGGCGAAGAAGTCGCAGCCAACAAATCtgcatgaaagacttgacgcggATGACGCTTCGGGCGAAAACAGTGATTACTTGCCAAGGTATGAAAGCAGACAAAGTGTATCCAGCGAAAACAATCAGAAAGACGGGAATGACTCCGTAGAAAATCGGAGCTTGGATGAGGAAAATAGCCAAGAAGGGTTAGCTAGTGGAAGCGGTTCCCAGGAGGAGAGTGAATCCGAAGAAG GTGATGGCTCGGATGAGGAAGATAGCCAAGAAGGGTCAACTAGTGGTAGCGGTTCCCAGGAGGAGAGTGAATCCGAAGAAG GTGATGGCTCGGATGAGGAAGATAGCCAAGAAGGGTCAACTAGTGGTAGCGGTTCCCAGGAGGAGAGTGAATCCGAAGAAGGTGATGGCTCGGATGAGGAAGATAGCCAAGAAGGGTCAACTAGTGGTAGCGGTTCCCAGGAGGAGAGTGAATCCGAAGAAG GTGATGGCTCGGATGAGGAAGATAGCCAAGAAAGGTCAACTAGTGGTAGTGGTTCCCAGGAGGAGAGTGAATCCGAAGAAGGTAATGGCTCGGATGAGGAAGATAGCCAAGAAGGGTCAACTAGTGGTAGCGGTTCCCAGGAGGAGAGTGAATCCGAAGAAGGTGATGGCTCGGATGAGGAAGATAGCCAAGAAGGATCAACTAGTGGTAGCGGTTCCCAGGAGGAGAGTGAATCCGAAGAAGGTGATGACTCGGATGAGGAAGATAGCCAAGAAGGGTCAACTAGTGGTAGCGGTTCCCAGGAGGAGAGTGAATCCGAAGAAG GTGATGGCTCGGATGAGGAAGATAGCCAAGAAGGGTCAACTAGTGGTAGCGGTTCCCAGGAGGAGAGTGAATCCGAAGAAG GTGATGGCTCAGATGAGGAAGATAGCCAGGAAGGGTCAACTAGTGGTAGCGGTTCCCAGGAGGAGAGTGAATCCGAAGAAG GTGATGGCTCGGATGAGGAAGACAGCCAAGAAAGATCAACTAGTGGTAGCGGTTCCCAGGAGGAGAGTGAATCCGAAGAAGGTGATGGCTCGGATGAGGAAGATAGCCAAGAAGGGTCAACAAGTGGTAGCGGTTCCCAGGAGGAGAGTGAATCCGAAGAAG GTGATGGCTCGGATGAGGAAGATAGCCAAGAAGGGTCAACTAGTGGTAGCGGTTCCCAGGAGGAGAGTGAATCCGAAGAAGGTGATGGCTCGGATGAGGAAGATAGCCAAGAAGGGTCAACTAGTGGTAGCGGTTCCCAGGAGGAGAGTGAATCCGAAGAAGGTGATGACTCGGATGAGGAAGATAGCCAAGAAGGGTCAACTAGTGGTAGCGGTTCCCAGGAGGAGAGTGAATCCGAAGAAGGTGATGGCTCGGATGAGGAAGATAGCCAAGAAGGGTCAACTAGTGGTAGCGGTTCCCAGGAGGAGAGTGAATCCGAAGAAGGTGATGGCTCGGATGAGGAAGATAGCCAAGAAGGGTCAACTAGTGGTAGCGGTTCCCAGGAGGAGAGTGAATCCGAAGAAG GTGATGGCTCGGATGAGGAAGATAGCCAAGAAAGGTCAACTAGTGGTAGCGGTTCCCAGGAGGAGAGTGAATACGAAGAAGGTGATGGCTCGGATGAGGAAGATAGCCAAGAAGGGTCAACTAGTGGCAGCGGTTCCCAGGAGGAGAGTGAATCCGAAGAAGGTGATGGCTCGGATGAGGACGATGACAGTGATTAA
- the LOC119390380 gene encoding uncharacterized protein DDB_G0290685 isoform X33 codes for MTAIRPWLALLAVAVCISLTCAAPYWRIPSNREDLAKKSQPTNLHERLDADDASGENSDYLPRYESRQSVSSENNQKDGNDSVENRSLDEENSQEGLASGSGSQEESESEEGDGSDEEDSQEGSTSGSGSQEESESEEGDGSDEEDSQEGSTSGSGSQEESESEEGDGSDEEDSQEGSTSGSGSQEESESEEGDGSDEEDSQEGSTSGSGSQEESESEEGDDSDEEDSQEGSTSGSESQEESESEEGDGSDEEDSQEGSTSGSGSQEESESEEGDGSDEEDSQEGSTSGSGSQEESESEEGDGSDEEDSQERSTSGSGSQEESESEEGDGSDEEDSQEGSTSGSGSQEESESEEGDGSDEEDSQEGSTSGSGSQEESESEEGDGSDEEDSQEGSTSGSGSQEESESEEGDDSDEEDSQEGSTSGSGSQEESESEEGDGSDEEDSQEGSTSGSGSQEESESEEGDGSDEEDSQEGSTSGSGSQEESESEEGDGSDEEDSQERSTSGSGSQEESEYEEGDGSDEEDSQEGSTSGSGSQEESESEEGDGSDEDDDSD; via the exons CCTTACATGCGCTGCACCATATTGGCGTATACCAAGCAATCGTGAAGACCTGGCGAAGAAGTCGCAGCCAACAAATCtgcatgaaagacttgacgcggATGACGCTTCGGGCGAAAACAGTGATTACTTGCCAAGGTATGAAAGCAGACAAAGTGTATCCAGCGAAAACAATCAGAAAGACGGGAATGACTCCGTAGAAAATCGGAGCTTGGATGAGGAAAATAGCCAAGAAGGGTTAGCTAGTGGAAGCGGTTCCCAGGAGGAGAGTGAATCCGAAGAAG GTGATGGCTCGGATGAGGAAGATAGCCAAGAAGGGTCAACTAGTGGTAGCGGTTCCCAGGAGGAGAGTGAATCCGAAGAAGGTGATGGCTCGGATGAGGAAGATAGCCAAGAAGGATCAACTAGTGGTAGCGGTTCCCAGGAGGAGAGTGAATCCGAAGAAG GTGATGGCTCGGATGAGGAAGATAGCCAAGAAGGGTCAACTAGTGGTAGCGGTTCCCAGGAGGAGAGTGAATCCGAAGAAGGTGATGGCTCGGATGAGGAAGATAGCCAAGAAGGGTCAACTAGTGGTAGCGGTTCCCAGGAGGAGAGTGAATCCGAAGAAG GTGATGACTCGGATGAGGAAGATAGCCAAGAAGGATCAACTAGTGGTAGCGAATCCCAGGAGGAGAGTGAATCCGAAGAAGGTGATGGCTCGGATGAGGAAGATAGCCAAGAAGGGTCAACTAGTGGTAGCGGTTCCCAGGAGGAGAGTGAATCCGAAGAAG GTGATGGCTCAGATGAGGAAGATAGCCAGGAAGGGTCAACTAGTGGTAGCGGTTCCCAGGAGGAGAGTGAATCCGAAGAAG GTGATGGCTCGGATGAGGAAGACAGCCAAGAAAGATCAACTAGTGGTAGCGGTTCCCAGGAGGAGAGTGAATCCGAAGAAGGTGATGGCTCGGATGAGGAAGATAGCCAAGAAGGGTCAACAAGTGGTAGCGGTTCCCAGGAGGAGAGTGAATCCGAAGAAG GTGATGGCTCGGATGAGGAAGATAGCCAAGAAGGGTCAACTAGTGGTAGCGGTTCCCAGGAGGAGAGTGAATCCGAAGAAGGTGATGGCTCGGATGAGGAAGATAGCCAAGAAGGGTCAACTAGTGGTAGCGGTTCCCAGGAGGAGAGTGAATCCGAAGAAGGTGATGACTCGGATGAGGAAGATAGCCAAGAAGGGTCAACTAGTGGTAGCGGTTCCCAGGAGGAGAGTGAATCCGAAGAAGGTGATGGCTCGGATGAGGAAGATAGCCAAGAAGGGTCAACTAGTGGTAGCGGTTCCCAGGAGGAGAGTGAATCCGAAGAAGGTGATGGCTCGGATGAGGAAGATAGCCAAGAAGGGTCAACTAGTGGTAGCGGTTCCCAGGAGGAGAGTGAATCCGAAGAAG GTGATGGCTCGGATGAGGAAGATAGCCAAGAAAGGTCAACTAGTGGTAGCGGTTCCCAGGAGGAGAGTGAATACGAAGAAGGTGATGGCTCGGATGAGGAAGATAGCCAAGAAGGGTCAACTAGTGGCAGCGGTTCCCAGGAGGAGAGTGAATCCGAAGAAGGTGATGGCTCGGATGAGGACGATGACAGTGATTAA
- the LOC119390380 gene encoding uncharacterized protein DDB_G0290685 isoform X2 — MTAIRPWLALLAVAVCISLTCAAPYWRIPSNREDLAKKSQPTNLHERLDADDASGENSDYLPRYESRQSVSSENNQKDGNDSVENRSLDEENSQEGLASGSGSQEESESEEGDGSDEEDSQEGSTSGSGSQEESESEEGDGSDEEDSQEGSTSGSGSQEESESEEGDGSDEEDSQEGSTSGSGSQEESESEEGDGSDEEDSQEGSTSGSGSQEESESEEGDGSDEEDSQERSTSGSGSQEESESEEGNGSDEEDSQEGSTSGSGSQEESESEEGDGSDEEDSQEGSTSGSGSQEESESEEGDDSDEEDSQEGSTSGSGSQEESESEEGDGSDEEDSQEGSTSGSGSQEESESEEGDGSDEEDSQEGSTSGSGSQEESESEEGDGSDEEDSQEGSTSGSGSQEESESEEGDGSDEEDSQEGSTSGSGSQEESESEEGDGSDEEDSQEGSTSGSGSQEESESEEGDGSDEEDSQEGSTSGSGSQEESESEEGDDSDEEDSQEGSTSGSGSQEESESEEGDGSDEEDSQEGSTSGSGSQEESESEEGDGSDEEDSQEGSTSGSGSQEESESEEGDGSDEEDSQERSTSGSGSQEESEYEEGDGSDEEDSQEGSTSGSGSQEESESEEGDGSDEDDDSD, encoded by the exons CCTTACATGCGCTGCACCATATTGGCGTATACCAAGCAATCGTGAAGACCTGGCGAAGAAGTCGCAGCCAACAAATCtgcatgaaagacttgacgcggATGACGCTTCGGGCGAAAACAGTGATTACTTGCCAAGGTATGAAAGCAGACAAAGTGTATCCAGCGAAAACAATCAGAAAGACGGGAATGACTCCGTAGAAAATCGGAGCTTGGATGAGGAAAATAGCCAAGAAGGGTTAGCTAGTGGAAGCGGTTCCCAGGAGGAGAGTGAATCCGAAGAAG GTGATGGCTCGGATGAGGAAGATAGCCAAGAAGGGTCAACTAGTGGTAGCGGTTCCCAGGAGGAGAGTGAATCCGAAGAAGGTGATGGCTCGGATGAGGAAGATAGCCAAGAAGGATCAACTAGTGGTAGCGGTTCCCAGGAGGAGAGTGAATCCGAAGAAG GTGATGGCTCGGATGAGGAAGATAGCCAAGAAGGGTCAACTAGTGGTAGCGGTTCCCAGGAGGAGAGTGAATCCGAAGAAGGTGATGGCTCGGATGAGGAAGATAGCCAAGAAGGGTCAACTAGTGGTAGCGGTTCCCAGGAGGAGAGTGAATCCGAAGAAG GTGATGGCTCGGATGAGGAAGATAGCCAAGAAAGGTCAACTAGTGGTAGTGGTTCCCAGGAGGAGAGTGAATCCGAAGAAGGTAATGGCTCGGATGAGGAAGATAGCCAAGAAGGGTCAACTAGTGGTAGCGGTTCCCAGGAGGAGAGTGAATCCGAAGAAGGTGATGGCTCGGATGAGGAAGATAGCCAAGAAGGATCAACTAGTGGTAGCGGTTCCCAGGAGGAGAGTGAATCCGAAGAAGGTGATGACTCGGATGAGGAAGATAGCCAAGAAGGGTCAACTAGTGGTAGCGGTTCCCAGGAGGAGAGTGAATCCGAAGAAG GTGATGGCTCGGATGAGGAAGATAGCCAAGAAGGGTCAACTAGTGGTAGCGGTTCCCAGGAGGAGAGTGAATCCGAAGAAG GTGATGGCTCAGATGAGGAAGATAGCCAGGAAGGGTCAACTAGTGGTAGCGGTTCCCAGGAGGAGAGTGAATCCGAAGAAGGTGACGGCTCGGATGAGGAAGATAGCCAAGAAGGGTCAACTAGTGGTAGCGGTTCCCAGGAGGAGAGTGAATCCGAAGAAG GTGATGGCTCGGATGAGGAAGATAGCCAAGAAGGGTCAACAAGTGGTAGCGGTTCCCAGGAGGAGAGTGAATCCGAAGAAG GTGATGGCTCGGATGAGGAAGATAGCCAAGAAGGGTCAACTAGTGGTAGCGGTTCCCAGGAGGAGAGTGAATCCGAAGAAGGTGATGGCTCGGATGAGGAAGATAGCCAAGAAGGGTCAACTAGTGGTAGCGGTTCCCAGGAGGAGAGTGAATCCGAAGAAGGTGATGACTCGGATGAGGAAGATAGCCAAGAAGGGTCAACTAGTGGTAGCGGTTCCCAGGAGGAGAGTGAATCCGAAGAAGGTGATGGCTCGGATGAGGAAGATAGCCAAGAAGGGTCAACTAGTGGTAGCGGTTCCCAGGAGGAGAGTGAATCCGAAGAAGGTGATGGCTCGGATGAGGAAGATAGCCAAGAAGGGTCAACTAGTGGTAGCGGTTCCCAGGAGGAGAGTGAATCCGAAGAAG GTGATGGCTCGGATGAGGAAGATAGCCAAGAAAGGTCAACTAGTGGTAGCGGTTCCCAGGAGGAGAGTGAATACGAAGAAGGTGATGGCTCGGATGAGGAAGATAGCCAAGAAGGGTCAACTAGTGGCAGCGGTTCCCAGGAGGAGAGTGAATCCGAAGAAGGTGATGGCTCGGATGAGGACGATGACAGTGATTAA
- the LOC119390380 gene encoding uncharacterized protein DDB_G0290685 isoform X15 — protein sequence MTAIRPWLALLAVAVCISLTCAAPYWRIPSNREDLAKKSQPTNLHERLDADDASGENSDYLPRYESRQSVSSENNQKDGNDSVENRSLDEENSQEGLASGSGSQEESESEEGDGSDEEDSQEGSTSGSGSQEESESEEGDGSDEEDSQEGSTSGSGSQEESESEEGDGSDEEDSQEGSTSGSGSQEESESEEGDGSDEEDSQERSTSGSGSQEESESEEGNGSDEEDSQEGSTSGSGSQEESESEEGDGSDEEDSQEGSTSGSGSQEESESEEGDDSDEEDSQEGSTSGSGSQEESESEEGDGSDEEDSQEGSTSGSGSQEESESEEGDGSDEEDSQEGSTSGSGSQEESESEEGDGSDEEDSQERSTSGSGSQEESESEEGDGSDEEDSQEGSTSGSGSQEESESEEGDGSDEEDSQEGSTSGSGSQEESESEEGDGSDEEDSQEGSTSGSGSQEESESEEGDDSDEEDSQEGSTSGSGSQEESESEEGDGSDEEDSQEGSTSGSGSQEESESEEGDGSDEEDSQEGSTSGSGSQEESESEEGDGSDEEDSQERSTSGSGSQEESEYEEGDGSDEEDSQEGSTSGSGSQEESESEEGDGSDEDDDSD from the exons CCTTACATGCGCTGCACCATATTGGCGTATACCAAGCAATCGTGAAGACCTGGCGAAGAAGTCGCAGCCAACAAATCtgcatgaaagacttgacgcggATGACGCTTCGGGCGAAAACAGTGATTACTTGCCAAGGTATGAAAGCAGACAAAGTGTATCCAGCGAAAACAATCAGAAAGACGGGAATGACTCCGTAGAAAATCGGAGCTTGGATGAGGAAAATAGCCAAGAAGGGTTAGCTAGTGGAAGCGGTTCCCAGGAGGAGAGTGAATCCGAAGAAG GTGATGGCTCGGATGAGGAAGATAGCCAAGAAGGGTCAACTAGTGGTAGCGGTTCCCAGGAGGAGAGTGAATCCGAAGAAGGTGATGGCTCGGATGAGGAAGATAGCCAAGAAGGATCAACTAGTGGTAGCGGTTCCCAGGAGGAGAGTGAATCCGAAGAAG GTGATGGCTCGGATGAGGAAGATAGCCAAGAAGGGTCAACTAGTGGTAGCGGTTCCCAGGAGGAGAGTGAATCCGAAGAAG GTGATGGCTCGGATGAGGAAGATAGCCAAGAAAGGTCAACTAGTGGTAGTGGTTCCCAGGAGGAGAGTGAATCCGAAGAAGGTAATGGCTCGGATGAGGAAGATAGCCAAGAAGGGTCAACTAGTGGTAGCGGTTCCCAGGAGGAGAGTGAATCCGAAGAAGGTGATGGCTCGGATGAGGAAGATAGCCAAGAAGGATCAACTAGTGGTAGCGGTTCCCAGGAGGAGAGTGAATCCGAAGAAGGTGATGACTCGGATGAGGAAGATAGCCAAGAAGGGTCAACTAGTGGTAGCGGTTCCCAGGAGGAGAGTGAATCCGAAGAAG GTGATGGCTCGGATGAGGAAGATAGCCAAGAAGGGTCAACTAGTGGTAGCGGTTCCCAGGAGGAGAGTGAATCCGAAGAAG GTGATGGCTCAGATGAGGAAGATAGCCAGGAAGGGTCAACTAGTGGTAGCGGTTCCCAGGAGGAGAGTGAATCCGAAGAAG GTGATGGCTCGGATGAGGAAGACAGCCAAGAAAGATCAACTAGTGGTAGCGGTTCCCAGGAGGAGAGTGAATCCGAAGAAGGTGATGGCTCGGATGAGGAAGATAGCCAAGAAGGGTCAACAAGTGGTAGCGGTTCCCAGGAGGAGAGTGAATCCGAAGAAG GTGATGGCTCGGATGAGGAAGATAGCCAAGAAGGGTCAACTAGTGGTAGCGGTTCCCAGGAGGAGAGTGAATCCGAAGAAGGTGATGGCTCGGATGAGGAAGATAGCCAAGAAGGGTCAACTAGTGGTAGCGGTTCCCAGGAGGAGAGTGAATCCGAAGAAGGTGATGACTCGGATGAGGAAGATAGCCAAGAAGGGTCAACTAGTGGTAGCGGTTCCCAGGAGGAGAGTGAATCCGAAGAAGGTGATGGCTCGGATGAGGAAGATAGCCAAGAAGGGTCAACTAGTGGTAGCGGTTCCCAGGAGGAGAGTGAATCCGAAGAAGGTGATGGCTCGGATGAGGAAGATAGCCAAGAAGGGTCAACTAGTGGTAGCGGTTCCCAGGAGGAGAGTGAATCCGAAGAAG GTGATGGCTCGGATGAGGAAGATAGCCAAGAAAGGTCAACTAGTGGTAGCGGTTCCCAGGAGGAGAGTGAATACGAAGAAGGTGATGGCTCGGATGAGGAAGATAGCCAAGAAGGGTCAACTAGTGGCAGCGGTTCCCAGGAGGAGAGTGAATCCGAAGAAGGTGATGGCTCGGATGAGGACGATGACAGTGATTAA
- the LOC119390380 gene encoding uncharacterized protein DDB_G0290685 isoform X10, with product MTAIRPWLALLAVAVCISLTCAAPYWRIPSNREDLAKKSQPTNLHERLDADDASGENSDYLPRYESRQSVSSENNQKDGNDSVENRSLDEENSQEGLASGSGSQEESESEEGDGSDEEDSQEGSTSGSGSQEESESEEGDGSDEEDSQEGSTSGSGSQEESESEEGDGSDEEDSQEGSTSGSGSQEESESEEGDGSDEEDSQEGSTSGSGSQEESESEEGDGSDEEDSQERSTSGSGSQEESESEEGNGSDEEDSQEGSTSGSGSQEESESEEGDGSDEEDSQEGSTSGSGSQEESESEEGDDSDEEDSQEGSTSGSGSQEESESEEGDGSDEEDSQEGSTSGSGSQEESESEEGDGSDEEDSQEGSTSGSGSQEESESEEGDGSDEEDSQEGSTSGSGSQEESESEEGDGSDEEDSQEGSTSGSGSQEESESEEGDGSDEEDSQEGSTSGSGSQEESESEEGDDSDEEDSQEGSTSGSGSQEESESEEGDGSDEEDSQEGSTSGSGSQEESESEEGDGSDEEDSQEGSTSGSGSQEESESEEGDGSDEEDSQERSTSGSGSQEESEYEEGDGSDEEDSQEGSTSGSGSQEESESEEGDGSDEDDDSD from the exons CCTTACATGCGCTGCACCATATTGGCGTATACCAAGCAATCGTGAAGACCTGGCGAAGAAGTCGCAGCCAACAAATCtgcatgaaagacttgacgcggATGACGCTTCGGGCGAAAACAGTGATTACTTGCCAAGGTATGAAAGCAGACAAAGTGTATCCAGCGAAAACAATCAGAAAGACGGGAATGACTCCGTAGAAAATCGGAGCTTGGATGAGGAAAATAGCCAAGAAGGGTTAGCTAGTGGAAGCGGTTCCCAGGAGGAGAGTGAATCCGAAGAAG GTGATGGCTCGGATGAGGAAGATAGCCAAGAAGGGTCAACTAGTGGTAGCGGTTCCCAGGAGGAGAGTGAATCCGAAGAAGGTGATGGCTCGGATGAGGAAGATAGCCAAGAAGGATCAACTAGTGGTAGCGGTTCCCAGGAGGAGAGTGAATCCGAAGAAG GTGATGGCTCGGATGAGGAAGATAGCCAAGAAGGGTCAACTAGTGGTAGCGGTTCCCAGGAGGAGAGTGAATCCGAAGAAGGTGATGGCTCGGATGAGGAAGATAGCCAAGAAGGGTCAACTAGTGGTAGCGGTTCCCAGGAGGAGAGTGAATCCGAAGAAG GTGATGGCTCGGATGAGGAAGATAGCCAAGAAAGGTCAACTAGTGGTAGTGGTTCCCAGGAGGAGAGTGAATCCGAAGAAGGTAATGGCTCGGATGAGGAAGATAGCCAAGAAGGGTCAACTAGTGGTAGCGGTTCCCAGGAGGAGAGTGAATCCGAAGAAGGTGATGGCTCGGATGAGGAAGATAGCCAAGAAGGATCAACTAGTGGTAGCGGTTCCCAGGAGGAGAGTGAATCCGAAGAAGGTGATGACTCGGATGAGGAAGATAGCCAAGAAGGGTCAACTAGTGGTAGCGGTTCCCAGGAGGAGAGTGAATCCGAAGAAG GTGATGGCTCGGATGAGGAAGATAGCCAAGAAGGGTCAACTAGTGGTAGCGGTTCCCAGGAGGAGAGTGAATCCGAAGAAG GTGATGGCTCAGATGAGGAAGATAGCCAGGAAGGGTCAACTAGTGGTAGCGGTTCCCAGGAGGAGAGTGAATCCGAAGAAG GTGATGGCTCGGATGAGGAAGATAGCCAAGAAGGGTCAACAAGTGGTAGCGGTTCCCAGGAGGAGAGTGAATCCGAAGAAG GTGATGGCTCGGATGAGGAAGATAGCCAAGAAGGGTCAACTAGTGGTAGCGGTTCCCAGGAGGAGAGTGAATCCGAAGAAGGTGATGGCTCGGATGAGGAAGATAGCCAAGAAGGGTCAACTAGTGGTAGCGGTTCCCAGGAGGAGAGTGAATCCGAAGAAGGTGATGACTCGGATGAGGAAGATAGCCAAGAAGGGTCAACTAGTGGTAGCGGTTCCCAGGAGGAGAGTGAATCCGAAGAAGGTGATGGCTCGGATGAGGAAGATAGCCAAGAAGGGTCAACTAGTGGTAGCGGTTCCCAGGAGGAGAGTGAATCCGAAGAAGGTGATGGCTCGGATGAGGAAGATAGCCAAGAAGGGTCAACTAGTGGTAGCGGTTCCCAGGAGGAGAGTGAATCCGAAGAAG GTGATGGCTCGGATGAGGAAGATAGCCAAGAAAGGTCAACTAGTGGTAGCGGTTCCCAGGAGGAGAGTGAATACGAAGAAGGTGATGGCTCGGATGAGGAAGATAGCCAAGAAGGGTCAACTAGTGGCAGCGGTTCCCAGGAGGAGAGTGAATCCGAAGAAGGTGATGGCTCGGATGAGGACGATGACAGTGATTAA
- the LOC119390380 gene encoding uncharacterized protein DDB_G0290685 isoform X7, whose product MTAIRPWLALLAVAVCISLTCAAPYWRIPSNREDLAKKSQPTNLHERLDADDASGENSDYLPRYESRQSVSSENNQKDGNDSVENRSLDEENSQEGLASGSGSQEESESEEGDGSDEEDSQEGSTSGSGSQEESESEEGDGSDEEDSQEGSTSGSGSQEESESEEGDGSDEEDSQEGSTSGSGSQEESESEEGDGSDEEDSQEGSTSGSGSQEESESEEGDGSDEEDSQERSTSGSGSQEESESEEGNGSDEEDSQEGSTSGSGSQEESESEEGDGSDEEDSQEGSTSGSGSQEESESEEGDDSDEEDSQEGSTSGSGSQEESESEEGDGSDEEDSQEGSTSGSGSQEESESEEGDGSDEEDSQEGSTSGSGSQEESESEEGDGSDEEDSQERSTSGSGSQEESESEEGDGSDEEDSQEGSTSGSGSQEESESEEGDGSDEEDSQEGSTSGSGSQEESESEEGDGSDEEDSQEGSTSGSGSQEESESEEGDGSDEEDSQEGSTSGSGSQEESESEEGDGSDEEDSQEGSTSGSGSQEESESEEGDGSDEEDSQERSTSGSGSQEESEYEEGDGSDEEDSQEGSTSGSGSQEESESEEGDGSDEDDDSD is encoded by the exons CCTTACATGCGCTGCACCATATTGGCGTATACCAAGCAATCGTGAAGACCTGGCGAAGAAGTCGCAGCCAACAAATCtgcatgaaagacttgacgcggATGACGCTTCGGGCGAAAACAGTGATTACTTGCCAAGGTATGAAAGCAGACAAAGTGTATCCAGCGAAAACAATCAGAAAGACGGGAATGACTCCGTAGAAAATCGGAGCTTGGATGAGGAAAATAGCCAAGAAGGGTTAGCTAGTGGAAGCGGTTCCCAGGAGGAGAGTGAATCCGAAGAAG GTGATGGCTCGGATGAGGAAGATAGCCAAGAAGGGTCAACTAGTGGTAGCGGTTCCCAGGAGGAGAGTGAATCCGAAGAAGGTGATGGCTCGGATGAGGAAGATAGCCAAGAAGGATCAACTAGTGGTAGCGGTTCCCAGGAGGAGAGTGAATCCGAAGAAG GTGATGGCTCGGATGAGGAAGATAGCCAAGAAGGGTCAACTAGTGGTAGCGGTTCCCAGGAGGAGAGTGAATCCGAAGAAGGTGATGGCTCGGATGAGGAAGATAGCCAAGAAGGGTCAACTAGTGGTAGCGGTTCCCAGGAGGAGAGTGAATCCGAAGAAG GTGATGGCTCGGATGAGGAAGATAGCCAAGAAAGGTCAACTAGTGGTAGTGGTTCCCAGGAGGAGAGTGAATCCGAAGAAGGTAATGGCTCGGATGAGGAAGATAGCCAAGAAGGGTCAACTAGTGGTAGCGGTTCCCAGGAGGAGAGTGAATCCGAAGAAGGTGATGGCTCGGATGAGGAAGATAGCCAAGAAGGATCAACTAGTGGTAGCGGTTCCCAGGAGGAGAGTGAATCCGAAGAAGGTGATGACTCGGATGAGGAAGATAGCCAAGAAGGGTCAACTAGTGGTAGCGGTTCCCAGGAGGAGAGTGAATCCGAAGAAG GTGATGGCTCGGATGAGGAAGATAGCCAAGAAGGGTCAACTAGTGGTAGCGGTTCCCAGGAGGAGAGTGAATCCGAAGAAG GTGATGGCTCAGATGAGGAAGATAGCCAGGAAGGGTCAACTAGTGGTAGCGGTTCCCAGGAGGAGAGTGAATCCGAAGAAG GTGATGGCTCGGATGAGGAAGACAGCCAAGAAAGATCAACTAGTGGTAGCGGTTCCCAGGAGGAGAGTGAATCCGAAGAAGGTGATGGCTCGGATGAGGAAGATAGCCAAGAAGGGTCAACAAGTGGTAGCGGTTCCCAGGAGGAGAGTGAATCCGAAGAAG GTGATGGCTCGGATGAGGAAGATAGCCAAGAAGGGTCAACTAGTGGTAGCGGTTCCCAGGAGGAGAGTGAATCCGAAGAAGGTGATGGCTCGGATGAGGAAGATAGCCAAGAAGGGTCAACTAGTGGTAGCGGTTCCCAGGAGGAGAGTGAATCCGAAGAAG GTGATGGCTCGGATGAGGAAGATAGCCAAGAAGGGTCAACTAGTGGTAGCGGTTCCCAGGAGGAGAGTGAATCCGAAGAAGGTGATGGCTCGGATGAGGAAGATAGCCAAGAAGGGTCAACTAGTGGTAGCGGTTCCCAGGAGGAGAGTGAATCCGAAGAAG GTGATGGCTCGGATGAGGAAGATAGCCAAGAAAGGTCAACTAGTGGTAGCGGTTCCCAGGAGGAGAGTGAATACGAAGAAGGTGATGGCTCGGATGAGGAAGATAGCCAAGAAGGGTCAACTAGTGGCAGCGGTTCCCAGGAGGAGAGTGAATCCGAAGAAGGTGATGGCTCGGATGAGGACGATGACAGTGATTAA